A genomic segment from Streptomyces antibioticus encodes:
- a CDS encoding response regulator transcription factor, whose product MSVLLEQPASLVAYRPNKPTAMVVVADPRVRSTVTRHLWALGVRDVIEASSVAEARPRIGNPRDICVADVHLPDGSGLTLLSETRAAGWPNGLALSAADDIGAVRNALAGGVKGYVVTGTRTNVGLPSRPGAAPIGAAAARLHRRPPGAPSHPGGYRELSGREVEVLRLVAEGQSNKAIGVSMGLSALTVKSHLARIARKLGTGDRAGMVAVALRTGIIH is encoded by the coding sequence GTGTCCGTTCTCCTCGAGCAGCCCGCAAGCCTGGTCGCCTACCGCCCGAACAAGCCCACCGCGATGGTGGTCGTGGCCGACCCGCGTGTCCGATCCACCGTCACCCGTCATCTCTGGGCGCTCGGTGTGCGCGATGTCATCGAGGCCTCGTCCGTCGCGGAGGCTCGTCCCCGCATCGGCAACCCCCGCGACATCTGCGTCGCCGACGTCCACCTGCCCGACGGTTCGGGCCTCACCCTCCTGTCCGAGACCCGCGCCGCGGGCTGGCCCAACGGGCTGGCCCTCTCCGCCGCCGACGACATCGGCGCCGTCCGCAACGCCCTCGCGGGCGGGGTGAAGGGCTACGTCGTCACCGGCACCCGCACCAACGTCGGCCTCCCCAGCCGGCCCGGTGCCGCCCCCATCGGCGCGGCCGCGGCCCGCCTCCACCGCCGCCCCCCGGGTGCCCCGAGCCACCCGGGCGGCTACCGCGAGCTGTCCGGCCGCGAGGTCGAGGTCCTGCGCCTGGTCGCCGAGGGCCAGTCCAACAAGGCCATCGGCGTCTCGATGGGCCTGTCCGCGCTGACCGTCAAGAGCCACCTGGCCCGCATCGCCCGCAAGCTCGGCACGGGCGACCGTGCCGGGATGGTGGCGGTCGCCCTGCGGACCGGCATCATCCACTGA
- a CDS encoding thiolase family protein: MPRTVRDVVFVDGVRTPFGKAGPKGIYHETRADDLVVKAIRELLRRNPGLDPKKIDEVAIAATTQIGDQGLTLGRTAGILAGLPTSVPGYSIDRMCAGALTAVTAVAGSVAFGAYDVAVAGGVEHMGRHPMGEGVDPNPRFVSEKLVDESALFMGMTAENLHDRYPQITKLRADEYAVRSQEKAAKAYADGKIQADLVPVSVRRTNPEAGETGWGLVTADEPMRPGTTLENLSGLKTPFRVHGRVTAGNAAGLNDGATASLIASEDFARENGLPVKMRLVSYAFAGVEPEVMGYGPIPATEKALAQAGLSISDIGLFEINEAFAVQVLAFLDHYGIADDDARVNQYGGAIAFGHPLASSGVRLMTQLARQFEEQPQVRYGLTTMCVGFGMGATVIWENPHFEGDK; this comes from the coding sequence GTGCCTCGTACCGTCAGGGACGTCGTCTTCGTCGACGGCGTCCGCACCCCGTTCGGCAAGGCGGGCCCGAAGGGCATCTACCACGAGACCCGCGCCGACGACCTCGTCGTGAAGGCGATCCGGGAGCTGCTGCGCCGCAACCCCGGTCTCGACCCCAAGAAGATCGACGAGGTCGCCATCGCCGCGACCACGCAGATCGGTGACCAGGGCCTGACCCTCGGCCGCACCGCCGGCATCCTGGCCGGTCTGCCGACCTCCGTGCCCGGCTACTCCATCGACCGCATGTGCGCCGGCGCCCTGACCGCCGTCACCGCGGTCGCCGGTTCCGTGGCCTTCGGCGCGTACGACGTCGCCGTGGCCGGCGGTGTCGAGCACATGGGCCGGCACCCGATGGGCGAGGGCGTGGACCCCAACCCGCGCTTCGTCAGCGAGAAGCTGGTCGACGAGTCCGCCCTGTTCATGGGCATGACCGCCGAGAACCTGCACGACCGCTACCCGCAGATCACCAAGCTGCGCGCGGACGAGTACGCGGTGCGCTCCCAGGAGAAGGCCGCCAAGGCGTACGCCGACGGCAAGATCCAGGCCGACCTGGTGCCGGTCTCGGTGCGCCGCACCAACCCGGAGGCCGGTGAGACGGGCTGGGGCCTGGTCACCGCCGACGAGCCGATGCGCCCGGGCACCACCCTGGAGAACCTCTCCGGCCTCAAGACCCCCTTCCGGGTCCACGGCCGGGTCACCGCGGGCAACGCGGCCGGTCTGAACGACGGCGCGACCGCCTCCCTGATCGCGTCCGAGGACTTCGCGCGCGAGAACGGCCTGCCGGTCAAGATGCGCCTGGTCTCCTACGCCTTCGCGGGCGTGGAGCCGGAGGTCATGGGCTACGGCCCGATCCCGGCCACGGAGAAGGCGCTCGCGCAGGCGGGTCTGTCGATCTCCGACATCGGTCTGTTCGAGATCAACGAGGCCTTCGCCGTCCAGGTGCTGGCCTTCCTCGACCACTACGGCATCGCTGACGACGACGCGCGCGTCAACCAGTACGGCGGCGCCATCGCCTTCGGTCACCCGCTGGCCTCCTCCGGCGTGCGTCTGATGACGCAGCTCGCCCGGCAGTTCGAGGAGCAGCCGCAGGTCCGCTACGGCCTGACCACCATGTGCGTCGGCTTCGGCATGGGCGCCACGGTCATCTGGGAGAACCCGCACTTCGAGGGGGACAAGTGA
- a CDS encoding VMAP-C domain-containing protein — MAGDVEGALPRRVQIQGRDGVPAGSGVLITPSYVLTCAHVVSGALGLDPHSDDGPRASVRVTLLGTPDEPPEETTAEVLPGCWLPLRDSSGDAALLALNRTAPPPSPFRAGVAEAGQQVRLLTPDGELRAAVREAPAPDTPDGWGRLDFDVESPRPGFSGSAVINAEGAVVGIVTALQHPPDGRHGRFLPLSAALDRIPGLAPADGLALREHGELVESLVAVPVVRDPLLFPLLVDELRTGLPPGTDLGPDGVVSTRGRAMHLVRQLGRDARSLRLLVDVLRVYDPGSAELEAFAALVDKLSAPSLLPVGAVGDQGTWERTVERRRGRKRRPFVIRSAVEPPVLAFDVGPAWEETAYHLTCRVTRPDGSTYTLWSDRSVPREDLQWVVRDVVRRFEAQEPGPAPLIEFVLPYSLLTLPVDLFLVATDPVPSALGWGYPVVVRPAELTGLYSGRRRWHRRWDRLKDTPPAAREPRWVEGAGGRALILDATELTFPPAADEVATDQVAFALLQGVPVFIWTPDPRPATQAALMELARTVPLEQIPDAVRSWRARQAVEYSAGGPARVTLVYADPERPLPVELSELLDAPGDGGAP, encoded by the coding sequence GTGGCGGGGGACGTGGAGGGGGCGCTTCCCCGACGGGTCCAGATCCAGGGCCGCGACGGCGTGCCGGCCGGTTCCGGCGTCCTGATCACCCCTTCCTACGTCCTGACCTGCGCCCATGTCGTGAGCGGCGCGCTGGGCCTCGACCCGCACAGCGACGACGGCCCCCGCGCCTCGGTGCGCGTGACGCTGCTCGGCACGCCGGACGAGCCTCCCGAGGAGACCACGGCCGAGGTGCTCCCCGGCTGCTGGCTGCCCCTGCGCGACTCCTCCGGCGACGCCGCGCTGCTCGCCCTGAACCGGACCGCGCCGCCACCCTCCCCGTTCCGGGCCGGTGTGGCCGAGGCCGGTCAGCAGGTCCGGCTCCTCACCCCCGACGGGGAGCTTCGGGCCGCCGTCCGCGAGGCGCCCGCACCGGACACCCCGGACGGCTGGGGACGGCTCGACTTCGACGTGGAGTCACCGCGGCCGGGCTTCAGCGGCAGCGCGGTGATCAACGCCGAGGGCGCCGTGGTCGGCATCGTGACCGCCCTCCAGCACCCTCCGGACGGGCGGCACGGCCGGTTCCTGCCGCTCTCGGCGGCCCTGGACCGCATCCCCGGCCTGGCCCCGGCCGACGGCCTCGCCCTGCGGGAGCACGGCGAACTGGTGGAGTCCCTGGTGGCGGTGCCCGTGGTGCGGGACCCGTTGCTGTTCCCCCTGCTGGTGGACGAGCTGCGGACGGGCCTGCCGCCCGGGACCGACCTGGGGCCGGACGGGGTCGTGTCCACCCGGGGCAGGGCGATGCACCTGGTGCGGCAGCTCGGGCGGGACGCACGCAGCCTGCGCCTCCTGGTCGACGTACTGCGGGTGTACGACCCCGGCAGCGCGGAACTGGAGGCGTTCGCGGCGCTGGTGGACAAACTCTCGGCGCCCTCGCTGCTGCCGGTCGGCGCGGTGGGGGACCAGGGGACCTGGGAGCGTACGGTCGAGCGGCGGCGGGGGAGGAAACGGCGGCCCTTCGTCATCCGTTCTGCGGTCGAGCCGCCCGTTCTCGCCTTCGACGTGGGCCCGGCCTGGGAGGAGACGGCCTACCACCTCACGTGCCGGGTCACGAGGCCGGACGGCAGCACCTACACGCTCTGGTCGGACCGGTCCGTGCCCCGCGAGGACTTGCAATGGGTGGTCCGAGACGTCGTACGCCGGTTCGAGGCGCAGGAGCCGGGGCCTGCCCCGCTGATCGAGTTCGTGCTGCCGTACTCCCTGCTGACTCTGCCCGTGGACCTCTTCCTCGTCGCGACGGACCCCGTACCGTCGGCGCTCGGCTGGGGCTACCCGGTCGTCGTGCGCCCCGCCGAACTGACGGGTCTGTACAGCGGACGTAGGCGCTGGCACCGGCGGTGGGACCGGCTCAAGGACACACCTCCCGCGGCACGCGAGCCGCGCTGGGTGGAGGGAGCCGGGGGCCGGGCCCTGATCCTCGACGCCACCGAACTGACGTTTCCGCCCGCCGCGGACGAGGTCGCCACGGACCAGGTCGCCTTCGCCCTGCTCCAGGGCGTCCCGGTGTTCATCTGGACGCCGGACCCGCGGCCCGCGACCCAGGCCGCCCTCATGGAGCTGGCGCGCACCGTCCCCCTGGAGCAGATCCCGGACGCCGTCCGGTCCTGGCGGGCACGGCAGGCAGTCGAGTACAGCGCCGGTGGCCCTGCCCGCGTGACCCTTGTCTACGCCGACCCTGAACGGCCGCTGCCGGTGGAGCTGTCGGAGCTGCTGGACGCCCCCGGCGACGGCGGTGCCCCGTGA
- a CDS encoding DUF3000 domain-containing protein, protein MAAAQGRLSDGAGGMDEANGGNGANGADRDGSRSLPLPFRAAVDALRAARLRPQIEIDPTPAPKKLAPFAYALEAAVVDGDQDLADGRLVLLHDPDGHDAWRGTFRLVTLVRAELEPEMAADPLLPEVCWSWLTGALQARGLTYGEPSGTVTRASSHYFGGLAERPAASQIEIRASWTPREGLGGVPDTGAHLASWCDLLAQVAGLPPAGPGDASVVTLPQRRGPQSR, encoded by the coding sequence ATGGCTGCGGCTCAGGGACGACTGTCGGACGGCGCTGGCGGGATGGACGAGGCGAACGGGGGGAACGGGGCGAACGGAGCGGACCGGGACGGGAGCAGGTCGCTGCCGCTGCCCTTCCGGGCGGCGGTCGACGCGCTGCGGGCGGCGCGGCTGCGGCCGCAGATCGAGATCGATCCGACGCCGGCCCCGAAGAAGCTCGCCCCGTTCGCGTACGCGCTGGAGGCGGCGGTGGTGGACGGCGACCAGGATCTGGCCGACGGCAGGCTGGTGCTGCTGCACGATCCGGACGGGCACGACGCCTGGCGCGGAACGTTCCGCCTGGTGACTCTGGTCCGGGCCGAGCTGGAGCCGGAGATGGCGGCGGACCCGCTGCTGCCGGAGGTGTGCTGGTCCTGGCTGACCGGTGCGCTCCAGGCGCGCGGGCTGACGTACGGCGAGCCGAGCGGCACGGTCACCCGGGCCAGTTCGCACTACTTCGGCGGGCTGGCCGAGCGGCCGGCAGCCTCGCAGATCGAGATCCGGGCCTCCTGGACGCCCCGCGAGGGGCTGGGCGGGGTGCCGGACACGGGGGCGCATCTGGCGTCCTGGTGCGATCTGCTGGCGCAGGTGGCGGGGCTGCCGCCGGCCGGTCCCGGGGACGCGTCGGTGGTCACGCTGCCGCAGCGGCGGGGTCCGCAGTCGCGCTGA
- a CDS encoding ribonuclease D — translation MTDAQETAAASSLRTTGGAPPDDGGSTGSPVSGARTTEPAPEPAPAPVPLLEPREGIPPVVADAASLAEVIAAFAAGSGPVAVDAERASGYRYGQRAYLVQLRREGAGSALIDPVACPDLSGLGEALSGVEWVLHAATQDLPCLRGIGMVPTRLFDTELAGRLAGFPRVGLGAMVEGVLGFVLEKGHSAVDWSTRPLPEPWLRYAALDVELLVDLRDALEAELDRQGKLEWAHQEFDAIASAPPPEPRKDPWRRTSGMHKVRRRRQLGVVRELWETRDRIAQRRDVSPGKVLSDAAIVEAALSLPANVHALSALNGYGHRMGRRQLEQWQAAVDRAKSLSEAQLPQPGQPVAGPPPPRAWADKDPAAAARLSAARTAVSKLAEKLNMPQENLIAPDAVRRVCWEPPQPADPDSVATALTTLGARPWQVDQVAPALAAALTD, via the coding sequence GTGACCGACGCCCAAGAAACCGCAGCAGCCAGTTCACTGCGAACCACCGGAGGCGCCCCTCCGGACGACGGCGGATCCACTGGTTCTCCTGTTTCCGGGGCGCGCACGACCGAGCCGGCGCCCGAGCCGGCCCCCGCACCCGTTCCGCTGCTCGAACCCCGCGAGGGCATTCCGCCCGTCGTCGCCGACGCCGCCTCCCTCGCCGAGGTGATCGCCGCGTTCGCCGCCGGCTCCGGCCCCGTCGCCGTGGACGCCGAGCGGGCCTCCGGCTACCGCTACGGACAGCGCGCCTATCTGGTGCAGCTCCGGCGCGAGGGCGCCGGCAGCGCGCTCATCGACCCCGTGGCCTGTCCCGACCTGTCCGGGCTCGGCGAGGCCCTGTCCGGCGTCGAGTGGGTGCTGCACGCGGCCACCCAGGACCTGCCCTGTCTGCGCGGCATAGGCATGGTGCCGACGCGGCTGTTCGACACCGAGCTGGCCGGACGGCTGGCCGGGTTCCCGCGGGTCGGTCTGGGCGCCATGGTCGAGGGCGTCCTCGGCTTCGTCCTGGAGAAGGGACACTCCGCGGTCGACTGGTCGACCCGCCCCCTCCCCGAGCCCTGGCTGCGGTACGCCGCGCTGGACGTCGAGCTGCTCGTCGACCTGCGGGACGCGCTGGAGGCGGAGCTGGACCGGCAGGGCAAGCTGGAGTGGGCCCACCAGGAGTTCGACGCGATCGCCTCGGCCCCGCCGCCGGAGCCCCGCAAGGACCCCTGGCGCCGTACGTCCGGCATGCACAAGGTGCGCCGTCGGCGGCAGCTCGGGGTGGTGCGGGAGCTGTGGGAGACCCGCGACCGGATCGCCCAGCGGCGGGACGTGTCCCCGGGCAAGGTGCTGTCCGACGCGGCGATCGTCGAGGCCGCGCTCTCCCTGCCGGCCAATGTGCACGCGCTGTCCGCGCTGAACGGCTACGGCCACCGGATGGGGCGCCGCCAGCTCGAACAGTGGCAGGCCGCGGTCGACCGGGCCAAGTCGCTCAGCGAGGCCCAGTTGCCGCAGCCGGGCCAGCCGGTGGCGGGACCGCCGCCGCCGCGGGCCTGGGCCGACAAGGACCCGGCGGCCGCCGCCCGGCTCAGCGCGGCCCGCACGGCCGTCTCCAAGCTGGCCGAGAAGCTGAACATGCCCCAGGAGAACCTGATCGCCCCGGACGCCGTCCGCCGCGTCTGCTGGGAGCCACCGCAGCCGGCCGACCCCGACTCGGTCGCCACGGCCCTCACCACCCTCGGCGCCCGCCCCTGGCAGGTGGACCAGGTGGCCCCGGCACTGGCAGCGGCCCTGACCGACTGA
- the fxsT gene encoding FxSxx-COOH system tetratricopeptide repeat protein, with product MNPAALLSALRPLDGGPRLTADLVVDDAPSMELWTQAVHDLRTALDQAPFDDVRVHTIDSSAPGELRLDATPEPTPGHQALLVFSDCVGPAWQDGRAVELLERRGRSCATAVLHPLPPPLRHRAAVPLAPFRWRAARPGTPTAWLECLLRPGSLEAAAGLRAESAVPLLPLDDEGAVEGWARLVAGPTSGWYDGEGIPSGAGTGVWADLAPPAPSTEPAALIRTLEDLAGPVPVRLAALLAVSPLVTVDLLRALRRDLLPGTAGAAGTDGAVAEVFYSGLLVRAPERDRDAGGQRAHVLRDGAAGLLTERLTRSDAGRALELAGTILPPAVWARGSGPLPSVTPARSPRRVRRDGPPLSVRGVAPPRNQHFVGREELLRTIRAALVRPDGDGLCVLHGIAGVGKTTTAREYAHRYGDDYDFVWWCRAADDQSLALSLDRLGQALSVPGPRDGRGSVDAVLDRLRTGRVDRGWLLVLDNAGSPEKLFEYLPLDAGHILVTSRHTRWAERAEHPLRVGPLDRDESRALLRDSADWLTDEEADAVAGRAGNLPPLLIQLGRSLAQRRLSVTDHLEGFDRLCAELLLRGGPAEYDVRLAAVWKEAVAELGETDPAAAELLRVLISLGTGPVSFELLSAVTGPGPGPDDAGPDGVLHDKIGLDLALRRLADEALAVVDRDVVETHPALHTVMRATVMGPNERAAAERSALALLSAALPKDPIDPADPADPVARARIAEIAHRLDLPAALREPPETTGALVLAVIEHHAAVGDAEVAARQARAALAVWSRSLGPDDPALLAFRAHAERVPA from the coding sequence ATGAACCCGGCCGCGCTGCTGAGCGCACTGCGCCCCCTGGACGGCGGCCCGCGTCTCACCGCAGACCTGGTCGTCGACGACGCGCCCTCGATGGAGTTGTGGACCCAGGCCGTCCACGATCTGCGCACCGCCCTCGACCAGGCCCCCTTCGACGACGTGCGCGTCCACACCATCGACAGCTCCGCCCCGGGCGAACTGCGGCTCGACGCCACCCCCGAGCCCACGCCGGGACACCAGGCACTGCTCGTGTTCAGCGACTGTGTGGGCCCCGCCTGGCAGGACGGCCGTGCCGTCGAGCTGCTCGAACGGCGGGGCCGTTCCTGCGCGACCGCCGTGCTGCACCCCCTGCCCCCGCCGCTGCGGCACCGCGCGGCCGTTCCGCTCGCCCCGTTCCGCTGGCGTGCGGCCCGCCCCGGCACCCCCACCGCCTGGCTGGAATGCCTTCTCCGGCCGGGCAGCCTGGAGGCGGCCGCCGGACTGCGCGCCGAGAGCGCGGTCCCGTTGCTGCCCCTGGACGACGAGGGTGCCGTCGAGGGCTGGGCCCGGCTCGTGGCCGGTCCCACGAGCGGCTGGTACGACGGCGAGGGCATCCCCTCCGGCGCCGGAACCGGCGTCTGGGCGGACCTCGCGCCGCCCGCGCCGAGCACCGAACCCGCCGCCCTCATCCGGACGTTGGAGGATCTCGCCGGACCCGTGCCGGTGCGTCTCGCCGCGCTGCTCGCGGTGTCCCCGCTCGTCACCGTAGATCTCCTGCGTGCCCTGCGCCGCGACCTGCTGCCGGGGACGGCCGGGGCGGCCGGGACGGACGGGGCCGTCGCCGAGGTCTTCTACAGCGGTCTGCTGGTCCGCGCGCCCGAGCGTGACCGGGACGCCGGTGGACAGCGCGCCCACGTCCTGCGCGACGGAGCGGCCGGGCTGCTCACCGAGCGGCTGACCCGCTCCGACGCCGGCCGCGCGCTGGAACTGGCCGGGACGATCCTGCCCCCGGCCGTCTGGGCGCGCGGCAGCGGCCCGCTCCCGTCGGTCACGCCCGCGCGCTCCCCGCGGCGCGTCCGCCGGGACGGCCCGCCCCTGAGCGTCCGCGGTGTCGCGCCCCCGCGCAACCAGCACTTCGTGGGCCGGGAGGAACTCCTGCGGACGATCCGCGCGGCCCTGGTCCGCCCCGACGGCGACGGACTCTGCGTGCTGCACGGGATCGCGGGCGTCGGCAAGACGACGACCGCGCGCGAGTACGCCCACCGGTACGGCGACGACTACGACTTCGTCTGGTGGTGCCGGGCGGCGGACGACCAGAGCCTCGCCCTGTCCCTCGACCGGCTCGGCCAGGCCCTGTCCGTGCCGGGCCCGCGCGACGGCCGGGGGTCGGTGGACGCCGTGCTCGACCGGCTGCGCACCGGCCGCGTCGACCGCGGCTGGCTCCTGGTGCTGGACAACGCGGGCTCCCCGGAGAAGCTCTTCGAGTACCTTCCGCTCGACGCCGGGCACATCCTGGTCACCAGCCGTCACACCAGATGGGCCGAACGGGCCGAACACCCTTTACGCGTCGGGCCGTTGGACCGCGACGAGAGCCGGGCGCTGCTGCGCGACTCCGCGGACTGGCTCACCGACGAGGAGGCCGACGCGGTCGCCGGGCGCGCCGGGAACCTGCCGCCGCTGCTGATCCAGCTCGGCCGCTCGCTGGCCCAGCGCCGGCTGAGCGTGACCGACCATCTGGAGGGCTTCGACCGGCTCTGCGCCGAGCTGCTGCTGCGCGGCGGCCCGGCCGAGTACGACGTCCGGCTCGCCGCGGTGTGGAAGGAAGCGGTGGCGGAGCTGGGCGAGACCGACCCGGCCGCCGCCGAACTGTTGCGGGTGCTGATCTCTCTGGGGACCGGCCCGGTCTCCTTCGAGCTGCTGTCCGCGGTCACCGGGCCGGGGCCGGGGCCGGACGACGCCGGACCGGACGGTGTGCTGCACGACAAGATCGGCCTCGATCTCGCCCTGCGGCGGCTCGCCGACGAGGCGCTGGCCGTCGTCGACCGCGATGTCGTCGAGACGCATCCGGCCCTGCACACCGTCATGCGGGCCACGGTGATGGGGCCCAACGAGCGAGCGGCTGCCGAACGGTCCGCGCTGGCCCTGCTCTCGGCCGCCCTCCCCAAGGACCCGATCGACCCCGCCGATCCCGCCGATCCCGTGGCCCGGGCCCGGATCGCCGAGATCGCCCACCGGCTCGACCTGCCGGCGGCACTGCGCGAGCCACCGGAGACCACCGGCGCGCTGGTCCTCGCCGTGATCGAGCACCATGCCGCCGTCGGGGACGCCGAGGTCGCCGCGCGGCAGGCCCGTGCCGCGCTCGCCGTCTGGTCCCGCTCCCTCGGACCCGACGACCCGGCCCTCCTCGCCTTCCGCGCCCACGCCGAACGGGTGCCCGCCTGA
- the hemE gene encoding uroporphyrinogen decarboxylase produces MSANESPAGRQPTATYDSAFLKACRREPVPHTPVWFMRQAGRSLPEYRKVREGVAMLDSCMRPDLVTEITLQPVRRHGVDAAIYFSDIVVPLKAIGIDLDIKPGVGPVVEQPVRTRADLARLRDLTPEDVAYVTEAIGMLTDELGATPLIGFAGAPFTLASYLVEGGPSRTYENAKAMMYGDPQLWADLLDRLADITAAFLKVQIEAGASAVQLFDSWAGALAPVDYRRSVLPASAKVFDAVADYGVPRIHFGVGTGELLGLLGEAGADVVGVDWRVPLDEAARRVGPGKALQGNLDPTVLFAGTEAVETKAREVLESAAGLEGHVFNLGHGVMPSTDPDALTRLVEYVHTQTAR; encoded by the coding sequence GTGAGCGCGAACGAGAGCCCCGCGGGCCGGCAGCCGACAGCGACCTACGACAGTGCCTTCCTCAAGGCGTGCAGGCGCGAGCCCGTGCCGCACACGCCCGTCTGGTTCATGCGGCAGGCCGGGCGCTCCCTGCCGGAGTACCGCAAGGTCCGCGAGGGCGTGGCGATGCTCGACTCCTGCATGCGGCCCGACCTGGTCACCGAGATCACCCTCCAGCCGGTCCGCCGGCACGGCGTGGACGCGGCGATCTACTTCAGCGACATCGTCGTCCCGCTCAAGGCCATCGGCATCGACCTCGACATCAAGCCCGGCGTCGGACCGGTCGTCGAGCAGCCCGTCCGCACCCGCGCCGACCTGGCCCGGCTGCGCGACCTCACCCCCGAGGACGTCGCGTACGTCACCGAGGCCATCGGCATGCTCACCGACGAACTCGGCGCCACCCCGCTGATCGGCTTCGCCGGCGCGCCTTTCACCCTCGCGAGCTACCTCGTCGAGGGCGGCCCGTCCCGCACGTACGAGAACGCCAAGGCGATGATGTACGGCGACCCGCAGCTCTGGGCCGACCTGCTCGACCGCCTCGCCGACATCACCGCGGCCTTCCTGAAGGTGCAGATCGAGGCGGGCGCGAGCGCCGTCCAGCTCTTCGACTCCTGGGCCGGTGCCCTCGCCCCGGTGGACTACCGCCGCTCGGTGCTGCCCGCCTCCGCGAAGGTCTTCGACGCCGTCGCGGACTACGGCGTCCCGCGCATCCACTTCGGTGTCGGCACCGGTGAGCTGCTCGGCCTGCTGGGCGAGGCCGGCGCGGACGTCGTCGGCGTCGACTGGCGCGTCCCGCTCGACGAGGCCGCCCGCCGGGTCGGCCCCGGCAAGGCGCTCCAGGGCAACCTCGACCCGACCGTCCTGTTCGCCGGCACCGAGGCCGTCGAGACCAAGGCCCGCGAGGTCCTGGAGTCGGCCGCCGGGCTGGAGGGCCACGTCTTCAACCTCGGCCACGGCGTGATGCCGTCCACCGACCCGGACGCGCTGACCCGCCTCGTGGAGTACGTCCACACGCAGACCGCCCGGTAG
- a CDS encoding KAP family P-loop NTPase fold protein, giving the protein MRLLTDNPVTEPADDAFHFGPYVSMLHAAVERAEPLPLTVGVFGSWGTGKSSLLRLWEHRLKEKKVPTIWFNPWKYDRKVEVWAALLHTILAEMETKQGLREKALRLAKAATWLSVRAGLGTAASLATGGVVKSGDVDTMLTELAEGDAEQYRQINRFENDFRDAVEEFVGTDGRLVVFVDDLDRCTPESAMTVLESLKLFLGESRCVFVLALDLDVLAAVATNKFGDAFKDAPAEVVSGLAYLDKIVQLPFFLPDVSFETLRSAFASYVVQREDDDDFWELLRRGLGANPRRLKRFVNVFNMALGIAAAQAGSAQDRAFRLQLAALLVIRSRHRDFFHLLAADPTSWETLVTFFRRRQDTPEKREQHRLALPTELDPFADDRTLEALLAWRGGPVGVPSVETVRSMITTVRTTTGPDRLSAADL; this is encoded by the coding sequence TTGCGCCTGCTGACCGACAACCCCGTCACCGAACCCGCCGACGACGCCTTCCACTTCGGGCCCTACGTCAGCATGCTGCACGCCGCCGTCGAACGGGCCGAGCCCCTGCCGCTCACCGTCGGTGTGTTCGGCTCCTGGGGCACCGGGAAGTCGAGTCTGCTGCGGCTGTGGGAGCACCGGCTGAAGGAGAAGAAGGTCCCCACCATCTGGTTCAACCCCTGGAAGTACGACCGCAAGGTGGAGGTGTGGGCGGCGCTGCTGCACACCATCCTGGCGGAGATGGAGACGAAGCAGGGGCTGCGGGAGAAGGCCCTGCGCCTCGCCAAGGCCGCCACCTGGCTCTCCGTGCGCGCCGGTCTCGGCACGGCCGCCTCGCTGGCCACCGGCGGGGTGGTCAAGAGCGGTGACGTCGACACGATGCTCACCGAACTCGCCGAGGGGGACGCCGAGCAGTACCGGCAGATCAACCGCTTCGAGAACGACTTCCGGGACGCGGTGGAGGAGTTCGTCGGCACCGACGGGCGACTGGTCGTCTTCGTGGACGACCTGGACCGCTGTACGCCGGAGTCGGCGATGACCGTCCTGGAGTCGCTGAAGCTCTTCCTCGGCGAGTCCCGCTGTGTGTTCGTCCTCGCCCTCGACCTGGACGTGCTGGCCGCCGTCGCCACCAACAAGTTCGGCGACGCGTTCAAGGACGCGCCCGCCGAGGTGGTGTCCGGGCTGGCCTATCTCGACAAGATCGTCCAACTGCCGTTCTTCCTGCCCGACGTCTCCTTCGAGACCCTGCGCTCGGCGTTCGCGTCGTACGTCGTGCAACGGGAGGACGACGACGACTTCTGGGAGCTGCTGCGGCGCGGGCTCGGCGCCAATCCGCGGCGCCTGAAGCGTTTCGTGAACGTCTTCAACATGGCCCTGGGGATCGCCGCCGCCCAGGCCGGATCCGCACAAGACCGGGCGTTCCGGCTCCAGTTGGCGGCTCTCCTGGTGATCCGCAGCCGGCACCGCGACTTCTTCCATCTGCTCGCGGCCGACCCCACGTCCTGGGAGACCCTCGTCACCTTCTTCCGGCGCCGCCAGGACACACCCGAGAAGCGCGAACAGCACCGGCTCGCCCTGCCGACCGAGTTGGACCCCTTCGCCGACGACCGGACCCTGGAGGCGCTGCTCGCCTGGCGCGGCGGCCCCGTCGGGGTCCCGTCCGTGGAGACCGTCCGCTCGATGATCACCACGGTGCGCACCACGACCGGCCCGGACCGGCTGAGCGCGGCGGATCTGTAG